The Gloeobacter violaceus PCC 7421 DNA window GGCACTGTATCCCCGTGCACGAATGTTGGCTTGCCAACCTAGTGGCCCCGGTGAGTGAGCAGATGCCCCTGTGCTACGGTCGCCAGGTCGGAGGCGAAGCGACCCGCTTCAGCGAGCACCAACTGTTTGCCAAGTTCTTTGCGTCCACCAGCTGCCTTCCCCAGGAGGGGTTTTTCTGCAACAACGCCAATGCCGCCCTGCTTGCTTCTGTCTGGGAGCGCTACCGCTTCGACGAAGCGCTCACCGGTCTGGAGGACATGGACCTGGCCAAGCGCCTGTATACGGCCGGATTGCGCGTCGGTTACGTGGCGGAGGCGCCGGTGATCCACCACCACCACGAATCATGGGCGCAGGTGCGCAGACGCTACGAGCGCGAGGCGATTGCCCTACAGCACATCCTGCCGGAGGTACACATCAGTTTGTTTGATTTTGGCCGGTATCTATTGAGCGCTCTGTGGCTCGACGGCACCCGCGCCCTGGTTCAGGGGCGGCTGGGGGATCTGGCCGGCGAGATTTTCATGTTCCGCCTGATGCAGTTCTGGGGCTCCTACCGTGGCAACCACGAACACCAGAAACTCTCCAAGGCCAAAAAAGAACGCTATTTTTACCCGGGCAAGCCCGCCGGTCCGACCCCCGCGGCTGTCCCTCCAGGAGAGAACCATGCCGCCATCGCCACCCGCGTCGATCGTCGCTCTGCTACCCATGAAAGCCCATAGCGCCCGGGTGACGGGCAAAAACTTCCGGGCTTTCAACGGCAAACCGTTGTTTCGCTGGATCCTCGATACGCTCCTGTCTATGCCGGAAGTGGACCAGGTCGTCATCAACACCGACGCGCGGGCGATCCTGGCCGAACACGGTCTGGTGAACTCCCAGCGAGTCCTGATTCGCGATCGCAAAGCCAAGATCTGCGGCGATTTTGTGAGCATGAACCTGGTACTCGAAGACGATGTCGCGAATGTGCCCGCCGATATTTATCTCATGACCCACACGACCAATCCGCTACTGAGCGCCCAGACCATTCGCGGGGCACTTGCCGCCTACCAGCAAGCCAAAGCCGCCGGTCGCGCCGATTCGCTCTTTGCAGTCAACCGCTTCCAGACGCGCTTCTACCGGGCTGATGGCAGCCCCGTCAATCACGATCCGGACAAACTTCTGCGCACCCAGGATCTAGAAGCCTGGTTCGAGGAAAATTCCAATCTTTATATCTTTAGTGCCGAGAGTTTTGCCGCCACCCGGGCGCGCATCGGTACGCGGCCGACAATGTTCGAGACGCCCCGGCGCGAGTCCGCCGACATCGACGATCAAGAAGGCTGGGACATTGCCGAGATGATCGCCCGCACCCTGTACCCTGCCGTTGTCTAAAATGCGCGTCCTGGTCACCTGCCCGCCGATGCTGCGGCGCATCGAGCACTTTAAAGACCACTTCGAAGCGCGAGGGGCCGAGGTGTATTGCCCGCCGGTAGTACAGACACTCTCGGTTGCTGAACTGGTCGATCTATTGCCCGGCTTCGACGGCTGGATCATCGGCGACGACCCGGCGACGCGGGCAGTCTTCGCAGCCGGAGTGCGCGGGCGGCTCAAGGCGGCGGTCAAGTGGGGCGTGGGTGTCGACAACGTCGATTTTGCCGCCGCCCGCGCTCTGGGCATTCCGATTGCCAACACCCCGGCGATGTTCGGGGCCGAAGTGGCGGATGTGGCCGTCTCCTACGTGACGGCCCTGGCGCGCGAGACGTTTTCTGTCGACCGGGAGGTGCGCGCCGGTGGCTGGCCGAAGCCCTGCGGCGTCTCACTGGCGGGCAAAACCGTCGCTCTGGTCGGGTTTGGGGATATCGGCAAAGCCACTGCCCGGCGTCTTGTCGCAGCCGAGATGCGCGTCATCGCCTACGACCCGCGCTATGTCCCGGAGGCGGGTTCTGAGGCGGTCGAGCCGGCCCTGTGGCCCGAGCGCCTCGGCGAGGCCGATTTTATCGTCTTCACCTGCGCCCTCACCCCCGAAAACCGTCACATGCTCGGGGTCGCAGCGTTTGGGCTGACCAAGCCCGGTGTGCGCGTCGTCAATGTCGCCCGCGGACCGCTCATCGACGAGCAGGCGCTGATTGTGGCCCTGGCAAGCGGCCGGGTGCATTCGGCCGCTCTCGATGTCTTCGAAGTGGAACCGCTCGCGGCCGATTCGCCCCTGCGCGCTCACGAGCGCTGCATTTTCGGCTCCCACAACGCCTCGAACACCGCCGATGCCGTCGAGCGCGCAAGCTTCAAGGCGATGGCGCTGCTGTTCGGTTTTTTGGGGATCGACTGAGTGCCGACGACCGCAGTGATCACCGGCGCCAACGGCGGTATCGGACGGGCGCTCTGCTCGGTCTTCAAGGCCGCCGGCCACCGGGTGGTGGCTCTCGATGTGCAGGAGGGTGAGTGCGAGTGCGATCACTTCGTGCCGGTGGATTTGCAAAAACTATGTCTGGAGGAGAGCTACCGGGATGACTTTCTGGACCGATTGCGCGCCGAGTTGCCCCCTGAGGGGCTCCACGCCCTGATCAACAACGCCGCTGTCCAACGGCTCGGTGCAACCGGGCAAATCACCCTGGCCGATTGGCGTGAGACCCTCGATGTCAATCTGACGGCACCGTTTTTGCTCATCCAGGGATTGCTTGGCGAGTTGGAGCGGGCGGGCGGCTCGGTGGTCAATATCGCCAGCGTGCACGCCAAAGCGACCAAACCCGGCTTCGTCAGCTACGCCACCAGCAAAGCCGCCCTAGTGGGGCTCACCCACAGCCTCGCAGTCGATCTTGGTGCGCGCGTGCGCGTCAACGCCGTCTGCCCGGCAGCAGTGGCTACACCGATGCTCAAAGCCGGCTTCGAGGGCAAAGACCAGCAGTGGCGGGATTTGGCCCGCATGCACCCGCTGGGCCGCATTGCCGAACCCGAAGAAGTAGCCCGTGCGGCGTTGTTTTTAGCCTCGCCGCAGGCAGCATTTGTGAGCGGAACAGCCCTCGACCTCGACGGCGGCATCAGCCACCGCCTGCACGACCCGGTTTAAAGCGATGCATGCTACTCCTAAAATCAACCTTATCGATATCGGTGCAGTGGGCGGCCTTGGTCTGCCCTGGCAAGGTCACCAGGACAAGTTGGACTGGGTGTTGAGCTTCGAGCTCAACGAACCGCCGCAACTGACCGGCAAGCGGTTGCGCTATGACTGCGCGGTGTGGAACTTCGATGGCGAGGCGACATTTCATGTCTCGGGCATCCACGGCACGGGTTCCTCGCTGCTCAAACAAAATATTGACTGGGTGCGGCAAAATTATTAGCGCATCGCCAAAGAGGGCGATCCTCAGCTCAACCGCAGTTGGTTCGAACGTTCGGAGGTGACTTGCCAGATTCCCTGTCAGGTCAAAAAACTCGACACCATACTGCAGGAACTCTACCGCTCGCTCGAGCGAAAAATCGACTTCGCCTTTCTAAAAAGTGACACCCAAAGTGGCGAAGGCTTTGTTCTGCAGGGAGCCGAGCAGTATCTGCGCGAGGATTGCCTAGCTTTGGAGCTGGAACTTAACCGCTATCCCCTTTGCAAGGGGATGTTTCTAGAGAACGAAATCAAAACCTTTCTGGCCGAGCGTGGTTTTCGTGTTGCCGGTTGGACCGGCTATCAAAATTCCTTTGCCTCCCAGGCAGACTATCTGTTTGTGCGCGAAACGCCGTGCTCGCCCCGCGAGCGTGCCACGATTGCGCTCATCGAATCGATTTACAACCCTTCCCGTCCACAGCGCAAGATCAAACAGCCCTCATTGAAGGCCAGACTTGCCGCCCGGGTACGCAGGGCAACGGGAAGCCTTTCTGCCCACCTCGGTCGCCAGTAGTTACGATGACACCCATGATCGAACAGATTGCCCTGGCCATTCGCGATGCCCAGTCGGAAGGCCCACTGCTGCAAGCGGGCAAGGATGTGTTGACCGGTTTTTCCGGCGACAAACTTGTCGGCGCTCTCCAGCGGCTGGCCCTGCTTTTCGAGCGCGACAGCGCCGGGTGCTACCTGGAAGTGGGCGTCTTTCAGGGATTGACCCTGCTGTCGGTGGCAAGCGCCTGCCGCTCACTGCAATGCTACGGAATCGACAATTTTGCCTTTTTTGACCCTGAGGGGCAGAACCTGCGCATCGTCAGGGAGCGGGCGGCAAAACTCGCCGTCGGGAATGCTACGGTCATCAACAAAGATTATGAAGATGCTTTGGAGAGCCTTGCCCAGACTACTGGCGGGCGCAAGGTCGGAGTGTACTTTGTGGACGGCCCCCACGACTACCGCAGCCAGCTGATGTGCCTGGAACTGGTGCTACCCCATTTGCATCGCGACGCCGTGATCGTGGTGGACGACAGCAACTACCGCCACGTCCGCCAGGCCAACCGCGATTTTTTGATGACCCATCCGGAGTTTAAGCTGGTCTTTGATGCCTACACCGCCTGTCATCCGGCCAACGCGACGCCAGCGCAACGCCGCGCGGCGCAGGAGGGCTGGTGGAATGGGGTCAACATTCTGGTGCGTGATCCCGAGGGCCTGCTGCCGCCGGCGTACCCACCAACCGAACGTAGCCGCCAGTTATACGAGAACGAGCACATTGTGCACGCAGGGGCTGTTGCAGAACTGGCTCCCCAGGCTACCGAACTGTTGCAACTGCTGCTGCGCAATCCTCTGCGATTTGTAGCTTCCTCTCTAAGGCTTTATCAGCGCCTGCACGCAAACCGCACAGCCCTTGCAAGCCGCTATCCCCAAATGAATACCTACAGCGCAGATCTTCCTGCTTCCCGTTTCAACACCGCTGTGTTGGCCCCCGAATCCAGGACACGTCCAAACAAATGATTTACCCATTGGCTCACAAAGCCTATAGGCACCTGAAGCGGATTGTCTCTACATGTGAGACCGTCGATTTTGGCAAATTCAAGCTCACCATCGATCCACGCGATCCGGGCGGGCTTGCCTACCATCAAAAACATTACTTCGGCGACCTGCTCTGTCCCCTCGAAAATGAAATTGTTGCGCGCTTCCGCCCGTCTGTCTATTTGGATGTGGGGGCCAACTATGGATTTACGGCCCTGGCTCATGCCGCCCGTAACCCCGGTTGCTTAATTATCGCCGTCGAGCCGTCGCCCACTCTGTTGCCCTATTTAAAGCAAAATCTTGAAGCTGCAGGTTGCAACTTTCGACTGGTTGATGCTGTGTGCTCCGATCGGCCTGGCCGGATGCCGTTTTCCCTCAATTTGGCGGGTAGCCAGGACAACCGGGTCTTTGAAGACCACCAGTCAACCCCGGCCCGGGCCTGGAAAACTGTCGCGGCGGCGGCCACCACCGTCACCGAGCTGCTGCAATCGGTGGCTGTCGATGCCTTTGCGTATATTAAAGTTGACACCCAGGGCTTTGAAGAAAGAGTGTTCCAGGGTGCCGACGCATTTTTGCGCTCGCACAATCGCTGGCTGGTGCGCACCGAATTTGCCCCCAAATGGTTGGCTTCTCAGGGTACAGATCCATTGATGCACCTCAAAAACCTGGTAGAGCGCTACGTCGTTGCGGAGTTGCCCAAACGCACCCGCTTTCGGGGAGATTCGCTTTCTACAGTGCTGGACGATGCGCTGGACCCGGAACACTGTCAGGCTTTTGTCCAGTACCTCCGTGGCCTTGCAGACGGAGACGGATGGTGCGATTTGCTCGTCGTTCCGCCTACCAGTCCCCTACTCAGACACTAAAACCACAGTGCGACCGACAGCCCGCCTTTCCCTTGCTGGTTTGCCGCTCAGGCTATGGCACTCACCGACGATCACGACTTGGGGCAGTTTTGCGGCGCGCACATTGAGTCTGGTCGCTGTTTTTCCACTGGTGCTGGCCCGCTTCAGCGCTGAACAGGTGGTCGTCTGGTCGTTGCTCAACAGCATTATTGGATTGCAGATGCTCGCCGATCTGGGATTCGCCTCCACCTTCTCGCGGGTAATTGCTTTTGCTATGGGCGGCGCCAAAGACCTTGTGGATTTTCGCAACCCCAAGCGCGTTCACGGCAGTGGTGAGCCTGATTGGGAGGTGATCGGCCGCATCAGCTCCACCATGGGTACTGTCTATGGGCGGCTTACGGTTGTATCCGTGATCGCCCTTGCCTCCTTCGGTACTTGGTCGCTTAACAAGCCGATCGAAGCTCTGCCGGATCGCACCGAGGCCTGGCTTGCGTGGGCGGTGGTGCTCGCCACCACTGCGATCACTTTCCGCGGCAATGCCTACAGCGCCTATTTGCAGGGCATCAACCAGATCGCTCTACTGCGCCGCTGGGAAATCGCGACCTCTGTGGGTGCGGTGATAACCAGCACTGCAGTGATGCTCGTAGATGGGAGTTTGCTAGCGCTAGTGGTTGCCAACCAGATCTGGCTAGTCATTGCAACGTTGCGCAACCGCTGGCTGTGCAGTGTCGTCAAGCAAGGACGTTTTTTCTACGGCAGCGACCAGGGCCTGGATGGGCCGATCTTCCAGGCGGTATGGCCGAGTGCCTGGCGCAGCGGGGTGGGCATCGCCCTCACCGGCGGTCTGGTTCAGGTGAGCAATTTGCTGTACGCCCAGTGGGGACCGGTACAGCAGGTAGCTTCCTACCTCATCGCCCTTCGCCTTATCCAGGCGGTCAGTCAATTTTCTCAGGCGCCTTTTTACAGCAAGACCCCTCTGCTTGCCCGCCTGCGCAGCGAGGGCAAACTCGATGAACAGGTGTATGTCGCTCGCCGCGGCATGTTGCTTTCATACTGGGCATATAGTATTGGATTTGTGGCCATCGGAACTTCTGCTGGGCCGCTGCTCAAGTTACTCGATAGCCAGACCAGCTTCGTGGAACCGCAACTTTGGGCTTTGATGGGCCTGGTTTTCTTTTGCGAGCGCTACGGCGCTATGCACCTGCAGCTGTATACAACCACAAATCACATCATCTGGCACACAGTGGCTCTTGTTCACAGTGCCATTTTTATGGCGGTCAGCCTTGCAACGTTTAACTTTGTTGGCGCATATGCTATTCCCGGAGGCTTGCTGGCTGGCTACTTAGGCTTTTACTCCTGGTATTCTGCTGCCCATTCCTACAAAGCTTTCCACCTGCAGCTGTGGTCTTTCGAGAAGTCTACATCCCTGGTTCCCCTTTCGGTCACACTGGTCTACTCACTGGGGTCATTTTTATTTCCGATGTTGAGCAAAACATGGAACGGATGAGCACGCAGAAGGTCGAAAATGTGAGACAAAGCAGTCCTGATAGTGATGGTTTTTCTCAGAGTGCAACCCTCAATCCTTACCGGTTCGCAGCCTTTGAATTACTCAATCGCTTGCGTTGGGATTTCAACCCAGAATCCTGGCGTTCGCGGGCTAAGCTTCGCGCCTGGAAAAACAAGTATGCCGACAAAAAAGCTGTCATTTTGTGCAACGGACCTAGCTTGTTAAAGTCGGATCTGTCCATGCTTGATGGTTATTTCACCTTCGGGCTCAATAAGATTAATCTTTTGTTCGATAAAACTACATTTCGTCCTTCCTGTATTGTATCTGTCAATCCTTTCGTCATTGAGCAAAACGCCGACTTTTTCAACCAGACGGACATTCCTTTGTTCTTGGACCGAGTAGCCCTTAAGGACGTGCGGGCAAGGGACAATGTGACGATGTTGCACTCAGCGGGCCAGAGCAAGTTCGCCAGAGATTGTTCAATCAGTATTTACCAGGGCTCCACCGTGACGTTTGTGGCCATGCAACTCGCATTTCATATAGGTTTCCGGCAAGTCGCTTTGATCGGCTGCGATCACAATTTCACTACCACAGGCCCAGCCAATCAGACTGTCATAGCAGGTAAAAGGGACGACAACCATTTCGATCCCAACTACTTCGCCGGCGGTGTCAAATGGCAACTGCCGGACTTGCCCAATAGCGAAGCTGCTTACTCCCTTGCTCTGGTGGTTTACGAGACGGCGGGCAGAAAGCTCGTAAACTGTACAGAAGGAGGTCGTTTGGAACTGCTGCCCCGAATTTCGTTGGACAATTTTGTCCGCAGTTAACTCTTGTGAGCGGTAAAGGGCTGCCGCAAGAAGATGAGGGTGTACCCTGTAGTGAGTTGTAAATCTGTCGATTGGTTTTTGATGACAACCTTGCAAAGGCTTACCAACCCATGAAGTGTGCTTTCGTTTCTGACTTGCATCGCACTCTAACCTGGCTGCTTGTATTTACAAGCTGGCCTTGCCTGCCGGTGTTCGCGCAGCCGACGCCGTCCTTCGGGGTACCGAACTTTGCAGCCCAACTCACCGAAACGACTTACAGTCTAGGGCCGGGAGACGGCCTTCAAGTAACTTTCTACGACGTTCCCGAAATATCCGGTGCCAGGACTGTGCTGCCGGACGGCACCCTTTCGCTGCCGCTGATTGGCAGCATAGCGGCCGAGGGCCTTACAGCGGAGCAACTCTCGCAAAGGCTGGTGGAACTTTACCGTCCCTATCTGGCGCGCCCGCGGGTAGATGTGACCGTCGAGCGCCCGCGACCCATCACCCTTGTCGTCAGTGGGGAGGTCAACCGGCCGGGTCCCTATACCTTTCAACCGGTACAGAGTGTCACCTTCTCTGGAGGCACCAGCCCTGCGACACTGTATAACCGGATCACGGTCAGCACCGCCCTTATTCAGGCTGCTGGTTTAACCGAGCGTGCCAATGTCCGGCAGGTGACCCTTGTGCGGCGACTGCCAGGGGGAGCGACCGTCCGGCGCAATCTTGATCTGTGGGCACTGTTGCAAAACGGGGATGTCTCACAAAACCCCAATCTCCAAGATGGAGACGCGATTTTGGTCCCGCGCTCCGAAGAAGGCAAGCCGGACTACGACTACGATGTGGTTGCCCAATCGAGTCTTTCCCCCGAGCAGATTGAAGTGCAGGTCATTGGCGAGGTCGCAAAACCCGGTTCGGTTAAAATTCGCAGCGGCGCCCCTTTAACCAGTGCCCTGATAGGTGCCGGAGGACTTACGAATTTGTCCGATCCGACCCAGGTTGAACTCGTCCGTGCCAACCGCGACGGTACGGTGACACGCCGCGTAGTCAACGCCCGTCTTGAGCAGCCTACGGACATCAAGCTCAACCCTCCCCTCAGGCAATCCGACATGATTGTCGTGCGACGCTCCTTTGGTGGCGATGTAATTAATGGGGTGAGCACGGTTCTCGGGCCTTTTACCCAGCTTGCCAACGTCGTCGTCCTATTTAGAGCACTGCGCTAATGACAAAACAGCCGTTTGCAGACCCCGTCGACAAGCCCGCACAAGTCGTTGAGGAGTCGAGCTTCGATTGGCAAACGTACGCCAGGACCATATGGCGCCGACGCTACGCATTTATTGGGGTCTTCGTTGCCACCTTCTCTCTGGCGGCGGCTTATACATTTTTGAGCAATCCCGTCTACGAAGGCGAGATGCTTCTGCTGCTTGAGGACAGAAACTCCCAACCGAAGGTGCTGGCGGATGAAGCCAGCCCTATGAGCTATTTTGCCAGCAACTCGGCCGATATCAACACCCAGATTGAGGTGTTGCTGCGTCGACCCTTGATCGAGAAAGCTCTGCGGGTGCTACGTCCAAAATTTCCAGAACTTCTCGATCAGGATGCAGAGGATATCACCAAGCGTCTCGAGATTATCCGAGAAGAGCGAACGCAAGTCGCCGTCGTCAGCTTCGAAGACACAGATCCACAAGTGGTCAAAGCCATCCTCGACGAACTATCGCGCACTTACATTGATTACAGCCTTGAGATACAAAAATCGAAGCTCGATGGAGCTATTGCCTTTATTGAAAACGAATTGCCCCCTGTCCGCAAAGAGGTTGAACGCGCAGAGGAACAACTACGCACCTTCCGCCGCCAGTACAGCATTCTGGATCCGCAAGTGCAGGGAACGGAACTAGCTGCGACCTTGAATACCCTCAACCGTGACTACGAACAATCCAAAGCGGAACTGGAGGCTAGCAAGGAGCATTATTGGGCATTGAGTGAGAGACTAGGCATCTCTCCAGGTCAGGCGCTGGCGTCGGCAACATTAAGCAAGGACGGCCCATACCAGGAAAACCTGACCCAGCTGCAAAAAGTAGAAACCCAACTAGCTCTTGAGCAGGCGCGTTTCCGCGACGACTATCCGGCAGTCCAGAGCCTGAAATCGAAACGCGACCGGCTGCGCCAAGTTCTGGCCAGCCAAGCCCAGCAAATTCTGGGTGATCGCACAGTCCCAGCCATCGTCTCCGGCGGTGCCTCCTTGCAGGACAGCATTGCTGACAGCGTGAACAACACAGGTTCGCCAAAAGGGATTACAGATCGCCTCGGTGATCTACAAGTCAATCTCGCGGCGGAGCTCATAAAAGCAGAAAATGCTTATCGAGTTCAAACTGCTAGAGTTGCAGGTCTGGAAAATGTCAAAAACCGCATGATCGGTCAATTTAAAGTTGTACCGAGCCTAGCGAAGCGGTATCAAGAATTGGTGCGAGATAGTAATCTTGCCTCAAACAGTCTCAACCGGCTACTCGAAAGGTTACAGGAATTACGAATTCAAGCTGCACAGGAGTTGTCACCATGGCGGGTGATCGAACCGGCTGCAATTCCCGAAAAACCGATCTGGCCGAAACCGCTATTGACCCTCGGAGGCGGTGCACTGCTTGGCCTTGTCTTCGGTTTAGGGATAGCAAGTCTGCTGGAATCGGTCGATGACCGAGTCAAGTCAATCAGCCAGGCTAAAGAATTACTCAACTTGCCGTTGCTTGGAGCAATTCCATTTACAGAAGAAGAGGATTTGCAGGCGAGCAGCCAACCCCAATTTTCCAAGGAAAGGCAAAAGCCGGACCTACCAAAGTCGTCTTTAGAAAAATCGATGCTGCGGGAAGCTTTCCGATCGCTGCTGACCAATCTGCGCTTCTTGAGTTCCGATCGGAAGCTCAAAGTTTTTGTCGTTTCTTCGTCAATGCCTGGGGAAGGTAAAAGTACCGTTGCAACCAACTTGGCCAAGGTAGTAGGCGGTCTCAACCGTAAAGCTTTACTCGTAGATGCCGATTTAAGACGGCCCACGGTTTCCAACAAACTCGAATTGTCAAATGGCCCCGGCCTTTCGACAGTGCTCGCAGGGGAGATGCACTGGAGCAATTGTGTCAACCAGATTGACGAAAATGTCCATGTCCTGACATCCGGTCCCCTGCCGCCCGATCCTGTAGCCTTGCTCGATTCACTACGCATGAAAGAATTAGTAAAGCAGTGGGGTGAAAGATATGACCTGGTGATCATTGACAGCCCCCCTATGATTGGCTTGGCCGATGCCACTATTCTGACAAAGTGCGCAGATGGTCTTGTCTTCGTGATTGGTCTAGAAGTGGCTAGAAGGGGTGGTGTCTTGAGCGCCCTTGAACGGTTGCGCTCCGCATCATTAGTACCAGTTGGTTTTGTCGCCAACGGGGTGCGAAAAGAAGCTGAAGGACGTTCCTACTACACCCAGCATTACTACCACTACTACGGTCAACCTACACCGGACAAGAATCAGACTGGTACCCGACAACGTAAGAAATAACAATCGACATTGCATCCATGGCCGCTGAAGTCAAAAGGATACTCGCAGCTGTTCTCAACTGGAAAGGAGTAGAGGACACAATTCATTGTTTTGAATCATTGTTGTCGTGTCGCTTGCCCGAGATGGTTCATTTGGAAATCCTCATCATGGACAACGACTCTAGAGATAATTCCTTTGAAATTCTCGAAAAATACGTTCAGAATCGCGGCGGTACCAAGGTATTCAAGACATACAAGCTCGACGAGTTCGAGAAGGCGGCCGATGTAGGCATGTCGATCTACCTTGTTCAAAACGGTGAAAACTTGGGTTTCGCAGGAGGTATAAACGTTGCCTTCAACTACGCCTTGAGAAGCAACTTCGACTACGTGCTTCTTGTGAACAACGATGCTGAGATCAAGCCGCATAGCCTGTGTGCAGCCCTTGACGCGTTTACCACGGATAAGGATATTGGCGCCATAGCAGCGAAGATTATCGTAGCAGGGACAGCGATTATCGACTCGGCAGGAGACGGGTGTTTATATCCAGGGAAGTTCTACAAGAGACACCAGGCGGAACCTATGGGATCTGTCACGGCGCGCGAGTCAGTCTTCGGGTTTTGTGGAGG harbors:
- a CDS encoding glycosyltransferase family 2 protein, whose amino-acid sequence is MLVSVIVRTFNEERYLPQLLGAVASQRTDGFACEVIVVDSGSTDDTVAIARAHGCRLEFIPKAEFSFGRSLNIGCAAAHGRVLVFVSGHCIPVHECWLANLVAPVSEQMPLCYGRQVGGEATRFSEHQLFAKFFASTSCLPQEGFFCNNANAALLASVWERYRFDEALTGLEDMDLAKRLYTAGLRVGYVAEAPVIHHHHESWAQVRRRYEREAIALQHILPEVHISLFDFGRYLLSALWLDGTRALVQGRLGDLAGEIFMFRLMQFWGSYRGNHEHQKLSKAKKERYFYPGKPAGPTPAAVPPGENHAAIATRVDRRSATHESP
- a CDS encoding acylneuraminate cytidylyltransferase family protein is translated as MPPSPPASIVALLPMKAHSARVTGKNFRAFNGKPLFRWILDTLLSMPEVDQVVINTDARAILAEHGLVNSQRVLIRDRKAKICGDFVSMNLVLEDDVANVPADIYLMTHTTNPLLSAQTIRGALAAYQQAKAAGRADSLFAVNRFQTRFYRADGSPVNHDPDKLLRTQDLEAWFEENSNLYIFSAESFAATRARIGTRPTMFETPRRESADIDDQEGWDIAEMIARTLYPAVV
- a CDS encoding phosphoglycerate dehydrogenase, translating into MRVLVTCPPMLRRIEHFKDHFEARGAEVYCPPVVQTLSVAELVDLLPGFDGWIIGDDPATRAVFAAGVRGRLKAAVKWGVGVDNVDFAAARALGIPIANTPAMFGAEVADVAVSYVTALARETFSVDREVRAGGWPKPCGVSLAGKTVALVGFGDIGKATARRLVAAEMRVIAYDPRYVPEAGSEAVEPALWPERLGEADFIVFTCALTPENRHMLGVAAFGLTKPGVRVVNVARGPLIDEQALIVALASGRVHSAALDVFEVEPLAADSPLRAHERCIFGSHNASNTADAVERASFKAMALLFGFLGID
- a CDS encoding SDR family NAD(P)-dependent oxidoreductase, yielding MPTTAVITGANGGIGRALCSVFKAAGHRVVALDVQEGECECDHFVPVDLQKLCLEESYRDDFLDRLRAELPPEGLHALINNAAVQRLGATGQITLADWRETLDVNLTAPFLLIQGLLGELERAGGSVVNIASVHAKATKPGFVSYATSKAALVGLTHSLAVDLGARVRVNAVCPAAVATPMLKAGFEGKDQQWRDLARMHPLGRIAEPEEVARAALFLASPQAAFVSGTALDLDGGISHRLHDPV
- a CDS encoding class I SAM-dependent methyltransferase, which translates into the protein MIEQIALAIRDAQSEGPLLQAGKDVLTGFSGDKLVGALQRLALLFERDSAGCYLEVGVFQGLTLLSVASACRSLQCYGIDNFAFFDPEGQNLRIVRERAAKLAVGNATVINKDYEDALESLAQTTGGRKVGVYFVDGPHDYRSQLMCLELVLPHLHRDAVIVVDDSNYRHVRQANRDFLMTHPEFKLVFDAYTACHPANATPAQRRAAQEGWWNGVNILVRDPEGLLPPAYPPTERSRQLYENEHIVHAGAVAELAPQATELLQLLLRNPLRFVASSLRLYQRLHANRTALASRYPQMNTYSADLPASRFNTAVLAPESRTRPNK
- a CDS encoding FkbM family methyltransferase; translation: MIYPLAHKAYRHLKRIVSTCETVDFGKFKLTIDPRDPGGLAYHQKHYFGDLLCPLENEIVARFRPSVYLDVGANYGFTALAHAARNPGCLIIAVEPSPTLLPYLKQNLEAAGCNFRLVDAVCSDRPGRMPFSLNLAGSQDNRVFEDHQSTPARAWKTVAAAATTVTELLQSVAVDAFAYIKVDTQGFEERVFQGADAFLRSHNRWLVRTEFAPKWLASQGTDPLMHLKNLVERYVVAELPKRTRFRGDSLSTVLDDALDPEHCQAFVQYLRGLADGDGWCDLLVVPPTSPLLRH
- a CDS encoding 6-hydroxymethylpterin diphosphokinase MptE-like protein; its protein translation is MERMSTQKVENVRQSSPDSDGFSQSATLNPYRFAAFELLNRLRWDFNPESWRSRAKLRAWKNKYADKKAVILCNGPSLLKSDLSMLDGYFTFGLNKINLLFDKTTFRPSCIVSVNPFVIEQNADFFNQTDIPLFLDRVALKDVRARDNVTMLHSAGQSKFARDCSISIYQGSTVTFVAMQLAFHIGFRQVALIGCDHNFTTTGPANQTVIAGKRDDNHFDPNYFAGGVKWQLPDLPNSEAAYSLALVVYETAGRKLVNCTEGGRLELLPRISLDNFVRS
- a CDS encoding polysaccharide biosynthesis/export family protein, with the translated sequence MFAQPTPSFGVPNFAAQLTETTYSLGPGDGLQVTFYDVPEISGARTVLPDGTLSLPLIGSIAAEGLTAEQLSQRLVELYRPYLARPRVDVTVERPRPITLVVSGEVNRPGPYTFQPVQSVTFSGGTSPATLYNRITVSTALIQAAGLTERANVRQVTLVRRLPGGATVRRNLDLWALLQNGDVSQNPNLQDGDAILVPRSEEGKPDYDYDVVAQSSLSPEQIEVQVIGEVAKPGSVKIRSGAPLTSALIGAGGLTNLSDPTQVELVRANRDGTVTRRVVNARLEQPTDIKLNPPLRQSDMIVVRRSFGGDVINGVSTVLGPFTQLANVVVLFRALR
- a CDS encoding GumC family protein; protein product: MTKQPFADPVDKPAQVVEESSFDWQTYARTIWRRRYAFIGVFVATFSLAAAYTFLSNPVYEGEMLLLLEDRNSQPKVLADEASPMSYFASNSADINTQIEVLLRRPLIEKALRVLRPKFPELLDQDAEDITKRLEIIREERTQVAVVSFEDTDPQVVKAILDELSRTYIDYSLEIQKSKLDGAIAFIENELPPVRKEVERAEEQLRTFRRQYSILDPQVQGTELAATLNTLNRDYEQSKAELEASKEHYWALSERLGISPGQALASATLSKDGPYQENLTQLQKVETQLALEQARFRDDYPAVQSLKSKRDRLRQVLASQAQQILGDRTVPAIVSGGASLQDSIADSVNNTGSPKGITDRLGDLQVNLAAELIKAENAYRVQTARVAGLENVKNRMIGQFKVVPSLAKRYQELVRDSNLASNSLNRLLERLQELRIQAAQELSPWRVIEPAAIPEKPIWPKPLLTLGGGALLGLVFGLGIASLLESVDDRVKSISQAKELLNLPLLGAIPFTEEEDLQASSQPQFSKERQKPDLPKSSLEKSMLREAFRSLLTNLRFLSSDRKLKVFVVSSSMPGEGKSTVATNLAKVVGGLNRKALLVDADLRRPTVSNKLELSNGPGLSTVLAGEMHWSNCVNQIDENVHVLTSGPLPPDPVALLDSLRMKELVKQWGERYDLVIIDSPPMIGLADATILTKCADGLVFVIGLEVARRGGVLSALERLRSASLVPVGFVANGVRKEAEGRSYYTQHYYHYYGQPTPDKNQTGTRQRKK